From a single Corynebacterium kroppenstedtii DSM 44385 genomic region:
- a CDS encoding translation initiation factor IF-2 N-terminal domain-containing protein: protein MADTSRTPRRRSAKRTTNTSSQSKSRNARASRAAHAEMVTELSALSAGTKAVISSLDERDLAAKTRVHQLAKLIGHTSKEVIALLGAVGITVRSAQSTVTREQVAEFRDRVQAAEKDGSDHARDADSQNADTDKGQADKTESDKAERADVGKAEVEKVTPEAETPEEDKSEAEDADAGEANVDKSEAEKTETETRDAEELETESSDTAEDQETNHISIPTPIFMAPTPVATESTESRDNSGDSSTSDGESSEDTEETSDVDNEDNDDSPSYRRRRGRRGRGKKNVDESPKSRNSKDHNEDDTSDDERGSSSKRSKKSSDKGKSGDKKDTKHDSNKHDSNKRKDKNKKGRSSGNNSSGNGDGSGEGKQESPKSDEPTKIKGSTRAAAARKRREENKRDKHQTISTAEFQARRDAVHRRMIVRDSVRSDGSGKVTQVAIMEDDQLVEHFVTSERTRTLVGNIYLGRVQNVLASMEAAFVDIGTDRNGVIYSGDIDWRHTRHTGRQRKIEKALKPGDPILVQVTKDSVGHKGPRLTSHISLAGRYLVYVPEGRAHGVSRKLPEPERKRLKKAVSGILPDEGGAIIRTAAEGVDTEDIARDVRRQQNVWDTILEKADELRTLPGSQASSGKGSGKKNSKGGKKGSKPHFDGPQTLHEEPNLLVKVVRDLFNEDFDELIVDGGRSWSMVSSYIHRIAPDLEEKLSKYERQDHDGQDAFGHWGIDKQLKQALDRVVFLPSGGTLVIEKTEAMTVIDVNTGRFTGSSGSLEETVTRNNLEAADEIVRQMRLRDIGGMIVVDFIDMVLEENQELVLRRLSEALAKDRTRHQLGEVTSLGLVQITRKRLGKGLVETFSTPCSECHGRGFIVHDDPILLSSTDDDESDDDSAALQDNVDNDLPEYSFDDDTDDHADDTSSDSTSGDSKNDRSKGGRSGGGRSKKDHAGKGGSGKQGHSEKQGDSEEATTRRRSIEEIAAAAVILADDEDPDEPSGADYLPAAQDSRSGGDDADNASAGDNGSSGDKDGRPRRRRRRKTTRSSRSQHEEQVKADHTESDGAKTNPPENATKRDEETAHHPDADADKGSGDKTTRGKKQRGRRHATRRSASQAKKAASSSQSKSRNEDDSHAKDEHQTKDASRTKSRSKDSGDSSSRSRGKKSSSADTSSQHEETYEEAQRQFDRSPRRRRATRGNSRSDVPPEKENYSDGKTGKTGRGSSNASDQKQSDKSSAENRSEHADKRENDSHSGSSARKNGRRRARRRASTKK from the coding sequence GTGGCTGACACAAGCCGTACACCCCGTCGACGTTCGGCAAAACGAACGACAAACACATCATCACAATCGAAGTCGAGGAATGCTCGGGCGTCCCGAGCGGCCCACGCCGAGATGGTGACCGAATTAAGTGCCCTATCTGCTGGGACAAAAGCAGTTATCTCTTCCCTCGACGAGCGTGACCTCGCCGCGAAAACACGCGTTCATCAGTTAGCGAAACTCATCGGGCACACGAGCAAAGAAGTTATTGCCCTCCTCGGTGCCGTCGGAATCACCGTCCGCAGTGCGCAATCGACCGTCACTCGTGAACAAGTGGCCGAATTCCGCGACCGAGTACAAGCTGCAGAGAAAGACGGCTCCGATCACGCGCGTGATGCCGACTCTCAGAACGCTGATACCGATAAGGGGCAGGCGGATAAGACTGAGTCGGATAAGGCTGAGCGTGCCGACGTCGGCAAGGCCGAGGTTGAGAAGGTTACCCCTGAAGCGGAGACACCTGAGGAAGATAAGTCCGAGGCAGAGGACGCTGATGCTGGGGAAGCCAACGTCGATAAGTCCGAGGCGGAAAAGACTGAGACTGAGACGCGAGACGCCGAAGAGCTAGAAACTGAGAGCTCCGACACCGCTGAGGACCAGGAAACGAATCATATTTCCATTCCGACTCCGATTTTCATGGCGCCCACGCCGGTCGCCACGGAGTCGACGGAATCCCGCGACAATTCAGGTGATTCTTCCACGTCCGATGGTGAATCGTCAGAGGACACAGAGGAGACATCGGACGTCGACAATGAGGATAATGACGACTCACCGTCATATCGACGCCGCCGGGGTCGCCGTGGCCGGGGCAAGAAGAACGTCGACGAGTCGCCGAAATCTCGAAACTCCAAAGACCACAATGAGGACGACACCTCGGACGATGAGCGTGGTTCGTCGTCGAAGCGGTCGAAGAAGAGCAGCGATAAGGGCAAATCGGGGGACAAGAAAGACACCAAGCACGACTCAAACAAGCACGACTCCAACAAACGTAAGGACAAGAACAAGAAGGGGCGTTCCTCGGGCAACAACTCCTCGGGCAACGGTGATGGCTCCGGCGAGGGGAAACAGGAGTCGCCGAAGTCCGATGAGCCCACCAAGATCAAGGGCTCTACACGTGCTGCGGCTGCGCGGAAGCGTCGCGAAGAAAACAAGCGCGACAAACACCAGACCATCAGCACGGCTGAGTTCCAGGCGCGCCGGGATGCCGTTCACCGCCGGATGATCGTTCGCGATTCAGTGCGATCCGACGGCTCCGGAAAAGTCACGCAAGTCGCCATCATGGAAGACGATCAGCTGGTCGAGCACTTCGTGACGTCGGAACGCACGCGTACCCTCGTCGGCAATATTTACTTGGGGCGTGTCCAAAACGTCTTGGCCAGCATGGAAGCTGCGTTTGTCGATATCGGAACCGACCGCAACGGTGTGATCTACTCCGGAGACATTGATTGGCGGCACACTCGGCACACTGGTCGCCAGCGGAAGATTGAAAAAGCGCTCAAGCCGGGCGATCCGATTTTGGTTCAGGTCACGAAGGATTCCGTCGGGCACAAGGGGCCGCGGCTCACCAGCCACATTTCGCTGGCCGGTCGGTACCTGGTGTACGTGCCCGAGGGGCGTGCGCACGGGGTATCGCGTAAGCTGCCGGAGCCTGAGCGGAAGCGTTTGAAGAAAGCGGTTTCCGGCATTTTGCCTGATGAGGGTGGTGCGATTATCCGCACGGCCGCGGAGGGCGTCGATACCGAGGACATCGCTCGTGATGTTCGTCGGCAGCAGAATGTGTGGGACACGATCCTTGAGAAGGCTGACGAGCTCCGTACTTTGCCGGGCTCGCAGGCTTCCTCTGGGAAAGGTTCCGGGAAGAAGAATTCGAAGGGCGGCAAGAAGGGATCGAAGCCGCACTTTGACGGCCCACAAACACTGCATGAAGAGCCAAACCTGCTGGTCAAGGTTGTGCGTGACCTCTTCAATGAGGACTTCGATGAGCTTATTGTCGACGGGGGCCGCTCGTGGTCGATGGTGTCGTCGTACATCCACCGGATTGCGCCGGACCTGGAAGAGAAATTGTCGAAGTACGAGCGTCAGGACCATGATGGGCAGGACGCGTTCGGCCACTGGGGGATTGATAAGCAACTGAAACAAGCGCTGGACCGCGTGGTGTTCCTTCCGTCCGGAGGCACGCTTGTCATTGAGAAGACCGAGGCCATGACGGTCATTGACGTCAACACCGGCCGTTTCACCGGCTCGAGTGGCAGCCTCGAAGAAACCGTGACCCGCAACAACCTCGAAGCCGCCGACGAGATCGTCCGTCAGATGCGGTTGCGTGATATCGGCGGCATGATCGTCGTTGACTTCATCGATATGGTGCTGGAAGAAAACCAGGAACTGGTGCTCCGCCGGCTCAGTGAAGCCCTGGCCAAGGACCGAACCCGCCATCAGCTGGGTGAAGTGACGTCCCTGGGTCTCGTGCAGATCACCCGCAAGCGGCTGGGCAAAGGCTTGGTTGAAACCTTCTCGACGCCATGTAGTGAGTGTCATGGCCGTGGGTTCATTGTCCACGACGATCCCATCCTGTTGAGCAGCACGGATGATGATGAATCGGACGACGATAGCGCGGCACTTCAGGACAATGTCGACAATGACCTGCCCGAGTACTCGTTTGACGACGACACCGACGATCACGCGGACGATACGTCGAGTGATTCCACGTCAGGCGATTCCAAGAACGACCGCTCTAAGGGTGGTCGCTCTGGAGGCGGCCGTTCTAAGAAGGACCATGCTGGGAAGGGCGGTTCTGGGAAGCAGGGTCATTCTGAAAAACAGGGCGACTCTGAGGAGGCGACCACGCGTCGGCGCTCCATCGAGGAAATCGCTGCAGCTGCAGTAATTCTTGCCGACGATGAAGATCCCGATGAGCCCAGTGGCGCTGATTATCTCCCAGCTGCGCAAGACTCTCGGAGTGGTGGCGACGACGCAGATAATGCTTCGGCTGGCGATAATGGATCTTCTGGTGACAAGGATGGGCGTCCTCGTCGCCGGCGGCGTCGTAAAACAACACGCTCATCGCGTTCTCAGCATGAGGAGCAGGTAAAGGCGGACCACACAGAGTCCGATGGTGCGAAGACAAACCCGCCGGAAAACGCGACGAAGCGTGACGAGGAAACTGCTCACCATCCTGACGCTGACGCGGACAAGGGGAGCGGCGACAAGACCACACGCGGTAAGAAGCAGCGTGGTCGTCGTCACGCGACCCGCCGGAGTGCGTCGCAGGCGAAGAAGGCAGCATCGTCGTCGCAATCGAAGTCCCGCAATGAGGACGACTCTCACGCCAAGGACGAGCACCAGACTAAGGATGCGTCCCGAACCAAATCTCGCTCGAAGGATTCAGGAGACTCATCGTCACGGTCCCGAGGGAAGAAATCCTCCTCAGCAGACACCTCGTCCCAGCACGAGGAGACGTATGAGGAGGCACAACGACAGTTCGACCGGTCGCCACGGCGTCGGCGAGCTACTCGTGGAAACTCCCGGTCCGATGTACCGCCGGAGAAGGAAAACTATTCAGACGGTAAAACCGGTAAAACGGGACGTGGTTCGTCCAACGCGTCAGACCAGAAACAGTCGGATAAGTCATCGGCCGAAAACCGGTCAGAGCACGCCGACAAGCGGGAAAACGACTCTCACAGTGGGTCATCCGCCCGCAAGAATGGCCGACGTCGTGCGCGGCGGAGAGCCTCCACGAAGAAGTGA
- the ndk gene encoding nucleoside-diphosphate kinase has product MSERTLILIKPDAVKRGLVGEILARIERKGLTFSALDLRVADRETAEKHYEEHKDKPFFKDLIEFITSGPLVAGVVEGPHAIEAWRQLAGGTDPVKKATPGSIRGDFALDVDANVVHGSDSPESAEREIGIWFPNL; this is encoded by the coding sequence ATGTCTGAACGTACCCTCATTCTGATTAAGCCCGACGCAGTCAAACGAGGCCTCGTAGGAGAGATTCTCGCCCGTATCGAGCGTAAGGGGCTCACATTCTCCGCCCTGGATCTGCGCGTGGCAGACCGGGAAACCGCGGAAAAGCACTACGAAGAGCACAAAGACAAGCCGTTCTTCAAAGACCTTATTGAATTCATCACATCGGGGCCGCTCGTTGCTGGAGTTGTCGAAGGCCCACACGCTATCGAGGCTTGGCGGCAGCTCGCTGGGGGTACCGACCCTGTGAAGAAAGCGACGCCGGGGAGCATCCGTGGGGATTTCGCGCTCGACGTTGATGCCAATGTCGTTCATGGTTCGGACTCGCCGGAATCGGCAGAACGTGAAATCGGCATCTGGTTCCCGAACCTTTAA
- a CDS encoding amino acid ABC transporter ATP-binding protein: MSKPVNPDQNTSTSTTSASTATAGSGEPLVVIDGLWKAFGELVILKDVSLSVNRGDVTVLIGPSGSGKSTLLRCVNQLERIQAGSIRIDGELQGYEQEPLSDGRLQRLKAKDISRQRSRIGMVFQRFNLFPHMTALENVMEAPRRVKGVPKEKAKKRALELLERVGLGDRATHYPGELSGGQQQRVAIARALAMDPEIMLFDEPTSALDPELVSEVLTVLQELAESGMTMIVVTHEMGFAREMADNVVFMDEGQIVEQGAPQDVINNPKSDRLQAFLQSVL, translated from the coding sequence GTGAGTAAGCCCGTAAACCCGGATCAGAATACATCGACGAGTACGACGTCGGCGTCCACGGCTACGGCCGGTTCAGGTGAGCCATTGGTTGTCATCGACGGTCTGTGGAAAGCCTTCGGTGAGCTGGTAATCCTCAAAGACGTGTCATTGTCGGTGAATCGCGGCGACGTCACCGTGCTCATCGGCCCATCAGGATCGGGAAAATCGACTCTGCTGCGATGCGTTAACCAACTGGAGCGAATCCAGGCAGGTTCGATTCGGATCGATGGAGAGCTGCAGGGGTATGAGCAAGAACCCCTTTCCGACGGGCGACTCCAGCGTTTGAAAGCGAAAGATATCTCCCGGCAGCGCTCCCGCATCGGGATGGTGTTCCAGCGTTTCAACCTTTTCCCTCACATGACTGCCTTGGAAAATGTCATGGAAGCGCCGCGCCGGGTTAAAGGTGTGCCCAAAGAGAAGGCCAAGAAACGGGCACTTGAGCTCCTGGAACGAGTTGGACTAGGGGATCGCGCGACGCACTATCCGGGTGAATTGTCCGGTGGACAGCAACAGCGTGTTGCTATCGCGCGTGCGTTGGCTATGGACCCAGAGATTATGTTGTTCGACGAACCGACGTCGGCACTGGACCCTGAGTTGGTCTCTGAAGTTCTCACGGTTCTCCAAGAGCTTGCCGAGAGTGGAATGACCATGATCGTGGTGACTCACGAAATGGGATTCGCCCGCGAAATGGCCGATAACGTCGTGTTTATGGATGAAGGGCAGATTGTGGAGCAAGGCGCTCCGCAGGACGTGATCAACAACCCGAAGTCAGATCGACTCCAAGCTTTCCTCCAGTCGGTGTTATAG
- a CDS encoding amino acid ABC transporter permease, with amino-acid sequence MASHHTDPIPGRIRERGVFHPGTWIAAVIVAVLVAMFIHGLITNTNYQWDVVNDYIRDVNVVKGVGWTLLLTVLAMAIGIVLAVTAAIMRQSENPVLRSVAWAYIFVFRGIPVYTQLVFWGLLAVLYPKLSMGVPFGPEFFKFDTSDIITAFWAATLGLGFNEGAYLAEIVRSGLESVDEGQHEAARALGMKHSTVLRRIIIPQAMRVIIPPLGNETIGMLKTTSLVLAVPFTLDLQYATNAIANRLYAPIPLLIVAALWYLVVTSVLMVGQYFLERYFGRGFDKNRSSKRIQKVASDPSKLSKIPEVEQ; translated from the coding sequence ATGGCTTCACATCACACCGATCCTATTCCCGGTCGAATCCGGGAACGTGGGGTCTTCCATCCGGGTACATGGATTGCAGCTGTCATCGTTGCAGTCTTAGTCGCGATGTTCATCCACGGCCTGATCACAAACACCAACTATCAGTGGGACGTGGTCAACGACTACATCCGCGACGTGAACGTCGTGAAAGGTGTTGGCTGGACCCTGTTGCTGACCGTTCTGGCCATGGCGATCGGTATTGTGCTGGCTGTGACCGCGGCCATTATGCGGCAGAGTGAGAATCCTGTTCTTCGTTCCGTTGCCTGGGCCTATATTTTCGTTTTCCGTGGAATCCCGGTTTACACCCAGTTAGTTTTCTGGGGTTTGCTGGCTGTTCTGTATCCGAAGTTGTCCATGGGGGTTCCCTTCGGCCCCGAGTTCTTCAAATTCGATACATCCGACATCATCACGGCGTTTTGGGCTGCAACACTGGGGCTTGGTTTTAACGAGGGTGCCTACCTTGCCGAAATCGTCCGATCCGGTTTAGAGAGCGTGGACGAAGGCCAGCATGAGGCCGCCCGAGCCTTGGGAATGAAGCACAGCACCGTCCTTCGTCGAATTATTATCCCGCAGGCGATGCGAGTGATTATCCCGCCGCTCGGAAATGAAACGATCGGCATGCTGAAAACGACCTCCCTGGTTCTGGCCGTTCCGTTTACTCTGGATCTACAGTACGCAACAAATGCCATTGCCAACCGTCTCTATGCACCGATCCCGCTGCTGATTGTCGCGGCGCTGTGGTACCTCGTCGTGACCAGCGTGCTTATGGTTGGGCAGTACTTCCTCGAGCGATACTTCGGCCGCGGTTTTGATAAAAACCGTAGCTCCAAACGAATCCAAAAAGTGGCGTCTGACCCGTCGAAACTGAGCAAAATCCCGGAGGTTGAACAGTGA
- a CDS encoding DUF4233 domain-containing protein produces the protein MEYGPLGPGHDPVKDPLKSLRGVMAGTLIMEFITFLLVLPVVARVDEGAYNTPFNIVSVIVFCVALLVMSFLQGKSWALGVDLLLQVVAIVGFIVHPAMGVMGIVFALVWAYIVYLRKNLIERMKRGLLTTQHT, from the coding sequence ATCGAGTATGGCCCCCTAGGACCCGGCCATGATCCGGTGAAGGACCCGTTGAAAAGTTTGCGGGGAGTGATGGCCGGAACCTTGATCATGGAGTTCATCACCTTCTTACTGGTTCTCCCCGTGGTAGCCCGAGTTGACGAAGGCGCGTATAACACGCCTTTCAACATCGTGTCGGTGATCGTATTTTGCGTTGCCTTATTGGTTATGTCGTTCCTGCAGGGTAAGTCGTGGGCTCTGGGGGTCGACTTGCTTTTGCAGGTTGTTGCCATCGTGGGGTTCATTGTTCATCCCGCAATGGGTGTGATGGGGATCGTTTTCGCACTCGTTTGGGCGTATATCGTGTACCTGCGCAAGAACTTGATTGAGCGGATGAAGCGCGGGTTACTAACTACCCAGCACACATAA
- the folC gene encoding bifunctional tetrahydrofolate synthase/dihydrofolate synthase, which yields MSPEDINAAISDDLKVDDAGLTLPLSDETKPEVVHRTITPDDLEALADVEDQLNSRWPETKIDPTLYRMHQVLDLLGDPQHAYPSIHVAGTNGKTSVTRMIESLLRAFHRRTGRTTSPHLQSVTERIAIDGEPIHPADFVQTWKSIKPFVEMVDRRSEDEGGPRMSTFEVLTTMAFAAFADAPVDVAVVEVGMGGRWDATNVVHGDVTVITPVGMDHSEYLGDTIEEIAGEKAGIIKSRWDKDDLLTPPDNVAIIAEQDPAAMNVILEQAVSVDASVARAGSEYGVVERSVAVGGQTLTIRGLGGTYENIFLPLSGAYQARNAATALAAVEAFFGAGGGRQLDINTVREGFGNVSSPARLERIRTSPSVFVDATHNPQGARALAETLHDDFSFRRLIGIVSIFQDKDVVGVLETLRDTFDEIVVTEVDSPRAMPVDELAELARTLFGDERVHVSASMADAIEDAVALAEEEGEEEGYGLAGTGVVITGSVYSAGRARALLGKEPE from the coding sequence CTGAGTCCGGAGGACATTAACGCCGCGATCTCCGATGACCTCAAAGTCGATGATGCCGGGCTGACGTTGCCCTTGAGTGACGAAACAAAGCCAGAGGTTGTGCACCGCACCATCACACCGGACGATCTCGAGGCACTGGCGGACGTCGAAGACCAGCTCAATTCGCGCTGGCCAGAGACGAAAATTGATCCCACCCTGTATCGCATGCATCAGGTCCTCGATCTTTTGGGGGATCCTCAGCACGCATACCCATCTATTCATGTTGCGGGGACGAATGGGAAAACGTCCGTGACTCGGATGATTGAATCCCTCCTTCGTGCGTTCCATCGGCGGACCGGCCGTACCACCAGCCCTCACCTGCAGTCAGTGACGGAACGAATTGCCATCGATGGGGAACCAATCCATCCTGCAGACTTCGTGCAGACCTGGAAATCCATTAAGCCCTTCGTCGAAATGGTCGATCGCCGATCTGAGGACGAGGGGGGACCGCGTATGAGCACCTTTGAGGTGCTCACGACGATGGCATTCGCTGCATTCGCCGACGCTCCCGTCGACGTGGCTGTCGTCGAGGTCGGCATGGGTGGCCGTTGGGATGCAACCAACGTCGTGCACGGGGACGTGACCGTGATAACCCCGGTGGGAATGGACCACTCCGAATACCTCGGCGACACCATTGAAGAAATCGCCGGTGAAAAAGCGGGAATTATTAAGTCTCGGTGGGACAAGGATGACCTTCTGACCCCACCCGATAATGTCGCCATTATCGCCGAGCAGGACCCCGCCGCGATGAATGTGATCCTGGAACAAGCGGTGTCCGTCGATGCATCGGTGGCCCGCGCCGGGAGTGAATATGGCGTCGTTGAACGATCCGTGGCTGTTGGCGGCCAGACCTTAACTATCCGTGGTCTCGGTGGAACATATGAAAACATCTTCCTCCCGCTGTCTGGTGCCTACCAGGCCCGGAATGCCGCAACAGCGCTTGCCGCCGTCGAGGCTTTCTTTGGCGCGGGAGGCGGACGGCAATTGGACATCAACACTGTCCGCGAGGGCTTCGGTAACGTCAGCTCACCAGCCCGTTTAGAGCGCATCCGAACCTCGCCATCGGTATTTGTTGACGCCACCCATAACCCCCAAGGTGCCCGGGCTTTAGCAGAAACCCTTCACGACGACTTTTCTTTCCGACGCCTCATCGGCATCGTCAGCATCTTCCAAGACAAAGATGTCGTCGGTGTGTTGGAAACCTTGCGCGACACATTCGATGAAATCGTTGTCACGGAGGTTGATTCGCCACGAGCTATGCCCGTCGACGAGTTAGCTGAGCTCGCGCGCACCCTTTTCGGCGATGAACGTGTCCACGTTTCAGCCTCCATGGCCGACGCCATTGAAGACGCTGTTGCCCTGGCCGAAGAGGAAGGCGAGGAAGAAGGCTATGGCTTGGCTGGAACAGGGGTCGTCATAACGGGCAGTGTGTATTCAGCAGGCCGCGCGCGTGCGCTGCTAGGAAAGGAACCGGAGTAG
- a CDS encoding valine--tRNA ligase, which yields MNSARHTPQGSSSSSKSSTTNRADLLPKQWNPADVEKKLDESWVNKGYFTADASSSKPSYSIVLPPPNVTGQLHMGHALDHTIMDALARQKRMQGYEVLWLPGMDHAGIATQTKVEALLKETEGKDRFDYGREEFVDKVWSWKKDYAERIGNQMRALGDSLDWSRERFTLDEGLSRAVQTMFKKLYDQGLIYRANRMVNWSPKLETAISDIEVVYSDDEGELVSIRYGSLNDDEPHVIVATTRVETMLGDVAVAVHPDDDRYKDLVGKELPHPFIEGRMMKVIADDYVDPEFGTGAVKITPAHDPNDFAMGQRHHLDMPVVLDKTAHIADTGTQFDGMDRYEARKAITEALREQGRVVKEIRPYVHSVGHSERTKEAIEPRLSEQWWVKVDGLAKMASEAVSSGDTVIHPESQTPRWFDWVDNMHDWCISRQLWWGHRIPIWYGPDGEVVCCGPDDEPPTGEGWHQDPDVLDTWFSSGLWPFSTMGWPEHTKDLDKFYPTSVLVTGYDILFFWVARMMMFATYADTLEDSTLHDGQGATAKDGRPQVPFTDIFLHGLVRDEQGRKMSKSLGNGIDPMDWVRDYGADALRFTLARGTNPGTDLPLGSDAAQSSRNFATKLFNATRFALMNGAQVGPLPERSSLTDADRWILDRLEATRQYVDKSLAKYEFAKASEALYHFTWDEFCDWYLEIAKTQIPRDPEDNDATGQATQCVIGRVLDTILRLLHPTMPYVTETLWTALTSGVEGQKESLVVSSWPDVSMTTDGADADPVAQRRVEDLIKLVTEIRRFRSDQGVKPSQRVPARVDCAAADLQEQEPAIRNLARIDEPSDGFSATASIELRLSQTTITVELDTSDTVDKDAERKRMEKDLKAANKELETTGKKLANENFLTKAPDAVVNKIRERRAIAEEEVARISARLADLE from the coding sequence ATGAATTCAGCCCGTCACACGCCGCAAGGCTCCTCGTCATCATCGAAATCCTCTACGACGAACCGCGCAGACCTCTTACCTAAGCAGTGGAATCCCGCGGATGTTGAGAAGAAACTCGATGAGAGCTGGGTAAACAAGGGCTACTTCACGGCGGATGCGTCGTCATCGAAGCCGTCCTATTCCATTGTTCTGCCACCGCCGAATGTGACCGGGCAGTTGCACATGGGGCACGCTTTGGACCACACGATTATGGATGCCCTCGCCCGCCAAAAGCGGATGCAAGGCTATGAGGTTCTGTGGCTCCCGGGCATGGACCACGCGGGTATCGCCACTCAAACCAAGGTTGAAGCGCTTCTCAAGGAGACAGAGGGGAAGGATCGCTTCGATTACGGCCGCGAGGAATTCGTCGACAAGGTGTGGTCGTGGAAGAAAGACTATGCCGAGAGAATCGGCAACCAGATGCGCGCCTTGGGGGATTCTCTGGACTGGTCGCGTGAGAGGTTTACCCTCGACGAGGGACTCTCACGTGCGGTTCAGACCATGTTCAAGAAGCTTTATGATCAGGGATTAATTTACCGTGCGAACCGAATGGTGAATTGGTCGCCGAAGTTAGAGACCGCGATCTCCGATATTGAGGTCGTGTACTCCGACGATGAAGGTGAGCTCGTTTCCATCCGCTACGGTTCTCTCAACGACGACGAGCCGCACGTCATTGTCGCGACGACGCGTGTTGAGACGATGCTGGGCGACGTCGCGGTTGCCGTCCACCCGGACGATGATCGATACAAAGATCTCGTCGGTAAAGAGTTGCCGCATCCCTTTATCGAAGGCCGCATGATGAAGGTCATTGCCGACGATTATGTCGATCCTGAATTCGGTACGGGTGCTGTGAAGATCACGCCTGCTCATGACCCCAATGACTTCGCGATGGGGCAGCGCCATCACCTCGATATGCCCGTGGTCTTGGATAAGACCGCGCATATTGCGGACACAGGAACCCAGTTCGATGGCATGGATCGGTATGAGGCGCGGAAGGCTATCACGGAGGCGCTGCGGGAACAGGGCCGGGTTGTGAAGGAGATCCGCCCCTACGTCCACTCGGTGGGCCACTCCGAGCGCACGAAGGAGGCCATCGAGCCACGCTTGTCCGAGCAGTGGTGGGTTAAAGTCGATGGCCTTGCCAAGATGGCATCTGAAGCAGTAAGCAGCGGTGATACCGTCATCCATCCGGAAAGCCAGACACCCCGCTGGTTCGATTGGGTCGACAACATGCACGATTGGTGTATTTCTCGCCAGCTGTGGTGGGGCCACCGGATTCCGATTTGGTATGGCCCCGACGGTGAGGTCGTCTGTTGTGGCCCCGATGATGAACCACCAACAGGTGAGGGCTGGCATCAGGATCCCGATGTGTTAGATACCTGGTTTTCCTCGGGCCTGTGGCCGTTCTCGACGATGGGGTGGCCGGAACACACTAAGGATCTGGACAAGTTCTATCCGACGTCCGTGCTGGTCACCGGCTATGACATTCTGTTTTTCTGGGTGGCCAGAATGATGATGTTCGCCACCTATGCCGATACCCTCGAGGACTCAACCCTTCATGATGGCCAGGGTGCGACGGCGAAGGACGGCCGTCCTCAGGTACCGTTTACGGACATTTTCTTGCACGGTCTTGTGCGCGATGAACAGGGCCGGAAGATGTCGAAGTCCTTGGGCAATGGCATTGATCCCATGGATTGGGTGCGCGATTATGGCGCCGATGCTTTGCGCTTCACGCTGGCTCGCGGTACAAACCCGGGAACAGATTTGCCGCTCGGTAGCGACGCCGCGCAGTCCTCGCGCAATTTTGCGACGAAGCTCTTTAACGCAACCCGGTTCGCGCTGATGAATGGCGCGCAGGTTGGCCCGTTGCCAGAGCGCTCCTCGCTCACGGACGCTGACCGGTGGATCCTGGACCGCCTGGAGGCCACCCGTCAGTACGTCGATAAGTCCCTGGCCAAGTACGAATTCGCGAAGGCGAGTGAGGCGCTCTACCACTTCACGTGGGACGAGTTCTGTGACTGGTACCTGGAAATCGCGAAGACACAGATTCCGCGCGACCCCGAGGACAATGATGCAACCGGGCAGGCCACTCAGTGCGTGATCGGCCGAGTGCTGGACACCATTCTGCGGCTGCTCCACCCGACGATGCCTTACGTGACAGAAACATTGTGGACCGCGCTCACCAGTGGTGTGGAAGGGCAGAAAGAGTCTCTGGTTGTTTCTTCCTGGCCTGATGTGTCGATGACGACAGACGGTGCCGACGCCGACCCCGTTGCTCAACGTCGTGTGGAGGACCTCATCAAATTGGTGACGGAAATCCGCCGTTTCCGTTCCGATCAGGGTGTGAAACCGTCACAGCGGGTACCAGCGCGGGTTGATTGCGCCGCTGCGGATCTTCAGGAACAAGAACCTGCCATCCGTAATTTGGCTCGTATCGATGAACCCTCAGACGGATTCTCTGCGACGGCGTCCATTGAACTGCGCTTATCGCAAACCACGATTACTGTCGAACTGGACACCTCCGACACCGTCGATAAGGACGCTGAGCGGAAGCGGATGGAAAAAGACCTCAAAGCGGCGAACAAGGAACTGGAAACCACCGGTAAGAAGCTGGCCAACGAGAATTTCCTCACGAAAGCGCCGGATGCCGTGGTGAACAAGATCCGTGAGCGTCGAGCTATTGCCGAGGAAGAGGTTGCCAGGATTTCAGCGCGGTTGGCGGACCTCGAATAA